The following DNA comes from Candidatus Eisenbacteria bacterium.
ATGTCCGTCGTGCCGCCTCCGATGTCGAGGAGTGCGACGCCCATGTCCTTCTCGTCCTGCATGAGGACCGCGTCGGCCGACGCGAGAGGCTCGAGCACGAGGTCGTCCACCTGGAGTCCCGCCTTCTCGGCGGCGCGCAGGACGTTCCTGCACGCGGAAGCCGCGCCGGTGATGATGTGCACCTCGGCCTCGAGGCGGACGCCGGACATCCCGACGGGATCCCGGATCCCGTCCTGCTCGTCGACGACGTAGGCCTGGGGTAGGACGTGGAGGATCTCGCGGTCCGCGGGGATCGCGACCGCCTTGGCGGCCTCGATCACGCGCTCGACGTCTCCCGCGCGGATCTCGGAGTCCTTGCGCGAGACGGCGATGACGCCGCGGGAGAGGAGCCCGCGGATGTGATCGCCCGCGATTCCGGCGCAGACCGACTTGATCGTCGCGCCGGACATCCGCTCGGCCTCCTCCACCGCGTGCTGGATGGAGCGGACCGTGCGCTCGAGATTCACGACCACCCCGCGGCGGAGCCCGTCCGAGGGAGCGGTGCCGATCCCGAGGATCCGCATGCCGTCGCCGCGCTCGTCGCGCCCGGCGACGACCGCCGTGATCTTCGTCGTTCCGATGTCGAGCCCCGCGTAGACCTTCCCTTCCGCCATCTCCGCCCCCTAGGTCGCTTCGCGAGGAGCGACCACCCCACTCAGGCTGTCTCCGGGCGCGCACCGCACCACGATCTGGCCCCGGTAGCGCGCGTCGACCGCGAGCACATGGCGACTTTTATCACGAAGATCTCTCATCGTCGCGGCCAAAGCGCGCATCGACGACAAATTCACGCGCTCCGGGTCCACGAGGATGGGAATCCCGCCGTTCAGGGTGCGCAGGAGCGCCCGGTTCGGAGACTCCGACACGATCTCGGATACGTCCGACACGAGCCCGACCTCGGGAGACTCGAGGAGGGACACGAGCCGGAGCACGTCGTGGAGCCGCGCCGTGGTGACGCGCGCCCCCGCCTGCACGGTCGGGAACGGCACGCCCGAGAGAACGGGGCGGTCCGCGACGAGCCCGCGCTCGAGGGGAGAGAGGATCGTCCCGGCGGGATCCACCTCGAGGAGCTTCCCCGCGTTCACGAGGAGCGCCGTGCGCCGCTCGCGGATCTCGACCCGGACGCGGCCGGGCACCTTCGAGACGCGGGCGTCCGCGATCCGCGGGTGGCGCCGGAGCTCTTCCTCGACGCGTCGGGTGTCGAGGAGGAGCAAATTGTCCCCCTCGCGCACGGGCGTGCGGGCTCGCACTTCCTCGGCCGAGAGGTAGAGAAGCCCGGTGATCTCCACGTCGCCGGCGCGGAAGAAGGGGATCACCGCCAGCGCGCGCGCGGCCGGACGGACGAGCGCGGGCGCGACGAGCGCGGTCAGCCCCAGGCCCGCCGCGAGCGCGAGGAGCCTCCGGTTGCGGCGCCGTCGCGCGGGGAGCTTCCAGGTCGGAGTGCCCGCATATCCGGCTCTCACGCGATCACCTCCTCCTTCACGAGATCTCCGATCCGGTAGACGTCCCCCGCCCCGATCGTCACGAGCACGTCCCCCGGCCGGAGCGCCTCCCGGACCAGGCGGGCCGCCTCGGCGTGCGAGGAGGCGAGCGCCGCGCGCGGCCCCCGCGCGGCTTCCACGGCCTTCGCGAGCGCCTCGGACGTGACGCCCGGGATCGGGGCTTCTCCCGCCGCGTAGATCGGGAGGAGGACGAGCGACGCCACGCCTTCGAAGCATTCCGCGAACCGGCCGAGGAGCGCCTGGGTGCGCGTGTACCGGTGCGGCTGGAAGGCCACCACGAGCCTCCGGCCGTAGCGGTCCCGGAGCGCGTGGAGCGCGGCCTCGATCTCCGTGGGGTGATGCGCGTAGTCGTCGATCCAGGTCGCGCCGCGCACCTCCCCCTTGAGCTCGAGCCGGCGGGCGACGCCGGCGAACTCGTGGAGCGCGGAGCGGATCGTCCCGAACGAAGCTCCGATCTCCCACGCGGCGGCCGCGGCCGCGAGCGCGTTCCTCGCGTTGTGGACCCCCGCGACCGAGAGCGCGATCTCCCCCTCGTCCTGTCCGAACGCCGAGAGGCGGAACCGGACGCCGGAGGGGTCCACCGTGAGCCCGTGGCCGCGGAAATCGGCGTCCACGTGGAAGCCGTAGGTGAGCACGCGGCGCGTGAGATCGGAGCGGATCGCGGCGGCGTTCGCGTCGTCGGACGGGAGCACGACCGCGCCGTAGAACGGAACCCGGTTCGCGAACCGGACGAAGGCGCGGCGGATCGTCCCCAGGTCGCCGTAGAAGTCGAGGTGCTCCTCGTCGATGTTCGTGATGACCGCGACCGTGGGCGAGAGGAGGAGGAACGAGCCGTCGCTCTCGTCCGCCTCGGCCACGAGGAAGGGACCGCCCCCGAGCCGCGCGTGCGCGCCGAGGGCCTTCAGCCGGCCCCCCACGATCACCGTGGGATCGAGGTCTCCTCGCGCGAGGATGTCCCCCACCATCGAGGTCGTCGTCGTCTTCCCGTGCGCGCCCGCCACCGCGACCGAGTACTTGATCCGCATCAGCTCGGCCAGCATCTCCGCGCGCGGGATCACGGGGACGCCGAGCGCGTGGGCCCGGGTGACCTCGGGGTTGGACTCCGCGA
Coding sequences within:
- the ftsA gene encoding cell division protein FtsA encodes the protein MAEGKVYAGLDIGTTKITAVVAGRDERGDGMRILGIGTAPSDGLRRGVVVNLERTVRSIQHAVEEAERMSGATIKSVCAGIAGDHIRGLLSRGVIAVSRKDSEIRAGDVERVIEAAKAVAIPADREILHVLPQAYVVDEQDGIRDPVGMSGVRLEAEVHIITGAASACRNVLRAAEKAGLQVDDLVLEPLASADAVLMQDEKDMGVALLDIGGGTTD
- a CDS encoding FtsQ-type POTRA domain-containing protein — translated: MRAGYAGTPTWKLPARRRRNRRLLALAAGLGLTALVAPALVRPAARALAVIPFFRAGDVEITGLLYLSAEEVRARTPVREGDNLLLLDTRRVEEELRRHPRIADARVSKVPGRVRVEIRERRTALLVNAGKLLEVDPAGTILSPLERGLVADRPVLSGVPFPTVQAGARVTTARLHDVLRLVSLLESPEVGLVSDVSEIVSESPNRALLRTLNGGIPILVDPERVNLSSMRALAATMRDLRDKSRHVLAVDARYRGQIVVRCAPGDSLSGVVAPREAT
- the murC gene encoding UDP-N-acetylmuramate--L-alanine ligase, coding for MYGRFRRIHLVGIGGSGMSGIAEVLLNLGYRVSGSDLKESEALARLRGLGAAVHLGHDAANVEGADVVVQSTAIAESNPEVTRAHALGVPVIPRAEMLAELMRIKYSVAVAGAHGKTTTTSMVGDILARGDLDPTVIVGGRLKALGAHARLGGGPFLVAEADESDGSFLLLSPTVAVITNIDEEHLDFYGDLGTIRRAFVRFANRVPFYGAVVLPSDDANAAAIRSDLTRRVLTYGFHVDADFRGHGLTVDPSGVRFRLSAFGQDEGEIALSVAGVHNARNALAAAAAAWEIGASFGTIRSALHEFAGVARRLELKGEVRGATWIDDYAHHPTEIEAALHALRDRYGRRLVVAFQPHRYTRTQALLGRFAECFEGVASLVLLPIYAAGEAPIPGVTSEALAKAVEAARGPRAALASSHAEAARLVREALRPGDVLVTIGAGDVYRIGDLVKEEVIA